From one Nocardioides sp. Kera G14 genomic stretch:
- a CDS encoding DUF4012 domain-containing protein, with protein MSPVVRRSRRGRWARRLRRWARDHRAFTVLAGVSVVVLLLGVWAVARAVLVAHELQQVAEEGQILKAALVRGDPAGSRVALDDYQRAADRARSWTGGITWQVAELLPVLGDDASSVETASGVLAELGREGLAPLVDAARDVSANTFQPKDHVFPLARIVAVRRPAGMSRAAFDRADGVLDGIRTAGLLGPVARRVAELRELVGAARAALTPAYTASRLLPTLVGADGPRDYLLVLQNNAEVRAAGGLPGSLSLIHAERGRVTIVEQMDMNDLGQSDRPILPLTADEAGLFGTGLGRVGQDASLTPDIPRAAELIRARWEQTGHRQIDGVLFVDPVAIAQLLVGVGPVPVPDYVDVTAASVVAAVENTIYRVHPNDAGAQSDYQNAVAKAVFNAFVEGRGDSVASIQGLVTGVSEGRIRAHFFDRDDQRLIAGTTIAGELPQQADEHPDVGVYLNDSTQAKMSYYLRNDTTLLASSCIGGVQELAGRIELTNDTPTDLADLPWSVTGAPAAGDYLTPGQQLLIVYVWAPVGGQVTALAYDGRRYPTVTTVPFGRRRVVPVEVRLDPEATHTITFTVRSGRGQVGATHLDVTPGALPGTDSATVPSLC; from the coding sequence ATGTCCCCCGTGGTTCGCCGGAGTCGGCGCGGCCGGTGGGCCCGCCGTTTGCGGCGCTGGGCACGCGACCATCGGGCCTTCACGGTGCTCGCGGGGGTCTCCGTGGTCGTGCTCCTCCTCGGTGTCTGGGCGGTGGCGCGGGCGGTGCTGGTCGCCCACGAGTTGCAGCAGGTCGCCGAGGAGGGCCAGATCCTCAAGGCCGCTCTCGTCCGGGGTGATCCGGCCGGGTCGCGGGTCGCGCTCGACGACTACCAGCGGGCCGCGGACCGCGCCCGGTCGTGGACCGGCGGCATCACCTGGCAGGTCGCCGAACTCCTGCCGGTCCTGGGCGACGATGCCTCCAGCGTCGAGACGGCGAGCGGCGTGCTCGCCGAGCTCGGGCGCGAGGGCCTGGCCCCTCTCGTGGACGCCGCCCGCGACGTCTCGGCCAACACCTTCCAGCCGAAGGATCACGTCTTCCCGCTCGCGCGCATCGTGGCGGTGCGCAGGCCCGCCGGCATGAGCCGTGCTGCGTTCGACCGGGCCGACGGCGTACTGGACGGGATCCGGACCGCCGGCCTCCTCGGCCCGGTGGCGCGCCGGGTCGCGGAGCTGCGGGAGCTCGTCGGGGCAGCCCGGGCGGCCCTCACCCCGGCCTACACCGCCTCGCGGCTGCTGCCCACCCTCGTCGGTGCCGACGGCCCGCGCGACTATCTGCTGGTCCTGCAGAACAACGCCGAGGTACGCGCGGCCGGCGGGCTGCCGGGCTCACTCTCGCTGATCCATGCCGAGCGCGGACGGGTCACGATCGTCGAGCAGATGGACATGAACGACCTGGGCCAGAGCGACCGCCCGATCCTGCCGCTCACGGCTGATGAGGCGGGCCTCTTCGGCACCGGCCTCGGCCGCGTCGGCCAGGACGCCTCCCTCACCCCGGACATCCCGCGGGCCGCGGAGCTGATCCGGGCGAGGTGGGAGCAGACCGGCCATCGGCAGATCGACGGCGTTCTCTTCGTGGACCCGGTCGCGATCGCCCAACTCCTGGTGGGCGTCGGACCCGTGCCGGTGCCGGACTACGTCGACGTCACCGCCGCGAGTGTGGTGGCGGCCGTCGAGAACACCATCTATCGCGTCCACCCGAACGACGCCGGGGCGCAGAGCGACTACCAGAACGCCGTCGCCAAGGCCGTCTTCAACGCGTTCGTGGAGGGACGGGGTGACTCGGTCGCCTCGATCCAGGGGCTCGTGACCGGCGTCAGCGAAGGACGGATCCGCGCGCACTTCTTCGACCGGGACGACCAGCGCCTGATCGCCGGCACCACGATCGCCGGGGAGCTGCCGCAGCAGGCCGACGAGCATCCGGACGTGGGCGTCTATCTCAACGACTCGACGCAGGCGAAGATGTCCTACTACCTCCGCAACGACACCACGCTCCTCGCCAGCTCATGCATCGGAGGAGTGCAGGAGCTGGCGGGTCGGATCGAGCTGACCAACGACACCCCGACGGATCTCGCCGACCTTCCGTGGAGCGTGACCGGCGCGCCCGCGGCGGGCGACTACCTCACTCCGGGCCAGCAGCTGCTCATCGTCTATGTCTGGGCACCGGTCGGCGGTCAGGTCACCGCGCTCGCGTACGACGGCAGGCGCTATCCCACCGTCACGACCGTCCCGTTCGGAAGGCGTCGGGTCGTCCCCGTCGAGGTGCGCCTCGATCCCGAGGCGACTCACACGATCACCTTCACCGTGCGCTCCGGCCGCGGCCAGGTCGGAGCCACTCACCTGGACGTGACACCGGGCGCCCTCCCCGGCACCGACAGCGCCACGGTGCCGTCCCTGTGCTGA
- a CDS encoding class E sortase encodes MTTQPARVRRRSPRRARRGPLFWPGAILVAAGVGIMVWLAWQFWVTNWLSHHRQQEVTSELHRGWQGGSDRVHTDFGTAIAILHIPRFGDDFAVPVLEGDSAGVLAAGTGHLPGTALPGAVGNFVVAGHRVTHGEPFADFPDLRAHDKVYVETRTTTYIYELENSGRSLVVPFTATWVADPSPVNPSGGMQPTGVGDRLLTLFTCSELFHTDNRSVVFGHLVGTSHAVAH; translated from the coding sequence ATGACCACACAACCGGCGAGGGTGCGGAGGAGGTCGCCGCGTCGCGCTCGACGCGGCCCGCTCTTCTGGCCGGGCGCGATCCTGGTCGCCGCGGGCGTCGGCATCATGGTGTGGCTCGCCTGGCAGTTCTGGGTGACGAACTGGCTCTCCCACCACCGCCAACAGGAGGTGACCTCCGAACTCCACCGTGGCTGGCAGGGTGGCTCGGACCGCGTACACACCGACTTCGGCACCGCCATCGCGATCCTGCACATTCCGCGGTTCGGCGACGACTTCGCCGTTCCCGTCCTCGAGGGTGACAGCGCGGGGGTGCTCGCGGCCGGCACGGGTCACCTGCCCGGCACGGCACTCCCGGGTGCCGTCGGCAACTTCGTCGTCGCCGGCCACCGCGTCACGCACGGCGAGCCGTTCGCCGACTTCCCCGACCTGCGGGCGCACGACAAGGTCTACGTCGAGACCCGCACGACGACGTACATCTACGAGCTCGAGAACTCCGGCAGGTCGCTCGTGGTGCCGTTCACCGCGACCTGGGTTGCTGATCCCTCGCCGGTGAATCCCAGCGGTGGGATGCAGCCGACCGGGGTGGGCGACAGGCTTCTCACCCTGTTCACCTGCTCCGAGCTCTTCCACACCGACAACCGGAGCGTCGTCTTCGGACATCTGGTCGGGACTTCCCATGCTGTGGCACACTGA
- a CDS encoding O-antigen ligase family protein: MSVHAHRLAAVTRREPRSSPSGGAARALATLAVIALTALLVVVTLAGLWWLALAAAGFVLALAALGRTRMITVAMMLVFATSPVWKGIASSPSAPITPTDVLLILAILLLVPDLLQRRLPLPALYVAGVLVLLVTGVVSSTLSEVPSQALINVVQWMFALVVVPCAIVIWSPSLRMIDVLLWCFVGGQMISLGYGLVSGPTAGTNRYQGLSHHPNAFAEAALVSVAMLLYLWFRHRSLVARLVIVACGLAGAEAIALSGSRSAAVVLAALIVMVPFVERSAVSGFAVAIGGSLAVLGLMQVVGTDVAGSGNVIARLAGQGDAAAANEARSSALADSFEFIRAHPLLGNGYTDTILVLHDNFTEVFAAAGLIGFLGYVAAMYPLARPLFGTGPHRRLSYVVWVYLGLGVAIPSLWDRTLWVPIGLAMMAAVGSVRSTVPKRVPVGTVLDSGDHRGARVSSRNPTSRRDAARGLR; encoded by the coding sequence ATGAGCGTCCACGCGCATAGACTCGCCGCCGTGACGCGACGCGAGCCCCGCAGTTCGCCGAGCGGCGGCGCGGCGAGGGCGCTGGCGACGCTCGCCGTGATCGCGTTGACCGCGCTCCTGGTGGTCGTGACACTGGCCGGCCTGTGGTGGTTGGCGCTCGCCGCGGCAGGTTTCGTGCTGGCGCTGGCGGCGCTCGGCCGCACCCGGATGATCACCGTGGCCATGATGCTCGTCTTCGCCACGTCGCCCGTGTGGAAGGGCATCGCCTCGAGTCCCTCTGCGCCGATCACACCGACGGACGTGCTCCTCATCCTGGCGATCCTGCTGCTGGTGCCCGACCTTCTCCAGCGGCGGCTTCCGCTCCCGGCGCTCTACGTCGCCGGCGTCCTCGTCCTGCTGGTGACAGGCGTCGTGTCGTCGACGCTCTCCGAGGTGCCCTCGCAGGCGCTCATCAACGTGGTGCAGTGGATGTTCGCTCTCGTGGTGGTGCCGTGCGCCATCGTGATCTGGTCGCCGTCCCTGCGGATGATCGACGTGCTGCTGTGGTGCTTCGTGGGCGGGCAGATGATCAGCCTCGGCTACGGACTCGTCTCCGGACCGACCGCGGGAACCAACCGCTATCAGGGTCTCTCCCACCACCCCAACGCCTTCGCCGAAGCGGCTCTCGTCTCGGTCGCGATGCTGCTGTACCTCTGGTTCCGGCACCGCTCCCTCGTCGCGCGGCTCGTCATCGTGGCCTGCGGGCTGGCCGGCGCTGAGGCGATCGCCCTCAGCGGCTCGCGCTCGGCGGCCGTCGTGCTCGCCGCCCTCATCGTGATGGTGCCCTTCGTCGAACGCTCCGCCGTCTCGGGCTTCGCCGTGGCGATCGGCGGCTCGCTCGCCGTGCTCGGGCTCATGCAGGTCGTCGGCACGGATGTCGCCGGCAGTGGCAACGTCATCGCGCGGCTCGCGGGCCAGGGCGACGCAGCCGCTGCCAACGAGGCGAGGTCGTCAGCGCTCGCCGACTCCTTCGAGTTCATCCGCGCCCATCCCCTGCTCGGCAACGGCTACACCGACACGATCCTCGTGCTCCACGACAACTTCACCGAGGTCTTCGCGGCCGCCGGCCTGATCGGCTTCCTGGGCTATGTGGCGGCGATGTACCCGCTCGCCCGGCCGCTCTTCGGGACGGGCCCGCATCGCCGGTTGAGCTACGTGGTGTGGGTCTACCTCGGCCTCGGCGTGGCGATCCCGAGCCTCTGGGACCGGACGCTCTGGGTGCCCATCGGCCTCGCGATGATGGCGGCCGTCGGGTCCGTGCGATCCACCGTGCCGAAACGCGTTCCTGTCGGTACCGTCCTGGACAGCGGTGACCACCGGGGCGCTCGGGTCAGCTCTCGGAACCCCACTTCTCGGCGTGACGCCGCTCGAGGTCTGCGATGA
- a CDS encoding glycosyltransferase family 61 protein, whose translation MTLPTWLRRWWPLFKRLHRALTRLAGHAFRLLSPLYGGRGVPRSATARSVETAYLEPQSVTVHPGRAGVRVPRRPVSGEPADHELFASEIAASVPATFTLEITGGRLTGEFAAALTPGKILDLETSSYFGVWDWREHPVFLRPTLGEVEHISGTVLSLATRGTTQNYYHFLYDAIGRLGVLEESLGETRFDAVVVPHGTRYQRQLLDLVGLTERTDRLVQPLPGHTVSADRLLVPSNPNWALDAPPAIVSWLREHLRPSNPETGHCERLYLTRGQQPKTRRYVQEAELWPLLESRGFRMVDPGTLSVQEQIDLFSTAEAIVAPHGAALTNVTFSAPGVRVLELFASTYVHRGLWAICQAVGAEYRYVVADGPRGSGTGAYDDISIPPKRVLAALDTLLP comes from the coding sequence ATGACTCTACCGACCTGGCTGCGGCGCTGGTGGCCGCTCTTCAAGCGCCTCCACCGAGCCCTGACCCGGCTCGCGGGTCACGCCTTCCGCCTGCTCTCGCCGCTGTACGGCGGCCGCGGAGTCCCGCGCTCGGCGACCGCTCGCAGTGTGGAGACCGCCTACCTGGAGCCGCAGTCGGTCACGGTCCATCCGGGCCGCGCCGGCGTGCGTGTCCCCCGCCGGCCGGTCTCCGGTGAGCCGGCCGACCACGAGCTCTTCGCCTCCGAGATCGCTGCGTCGGTGCCGGCCACGTTCACCCTCGAGATCACCGGCGGCAGACTGACGGGCGAGTTCGCGGCGGCCCTCACGCCGGGCAAGATCCTCGATCTCGAGACGAGCAGCTACTTCGGGGTCTGGGACTGGCGCGAGCATCCCGTCTTCCTGCGCCCGACCCTCGGCGAGGTCGAGCACATCTCCGGCACCGTGCTGAGCCTCGCCACCCGCGGGACGACGCAGAACTACTACCACTTCCTCTACGACGCGATCGGCCGGCTCGGCGTGCTCGAGGAGTCACTCGGTGAGACGCGGTTCGACGCCGTCGTCGTACCGCACGGGACGCGCTACCAGCGCCAACTCCTCGACCTCGTCGGCCTCACCGAGCGCACGGACCGGCTGGTCCAACCCCTGCCCGGGCACACCGTCAGCGCCGACCGGCTCCTCGTGCCGAGCAACCCCAACTGGGCACTCGACGCCCCGCCCGCCATCGTCAGTTGGCTGCGGGAGCACCTGCGGCCCTCGAACCCCGAGACCGGTCACTGCGAGCGGCTCTACCTCACCCGCGGGCAGCAGCCGAAGACGCGGCGCTACGTCCAGGAGGCCGAGCTCTGGCCGCTACTGGAGAGTCGCGGGTTCCGGATGGTCGACCCCGGGACACTCAGCGTGCAGGAGCAGATCGACCTCTTCAGCACCGCCGAGGCGATCGTGGCCCCGCACGGCGCCGCGCTCACCAACGTCACCTTCAGCGCACCGGGTGTCCGGGTGCTGGAGCTCTTCGCGTCGACGTACGTCCATCGCGGGCTATGGGCGATCTGCCAAGCCGTCGGAGCCGAGTACCGGTACGTCGTCGCCGACGGCCCGCGCGGCTCCGGCACCGGGGCGTACGACGACATCTCGATCCCTCCGAAGCGTGTCCTCGCCGCACTCGACACCCTCCTCCCATGA
- a CDS encoding glycosyltransferase family A protein produces the protein MTVTPVVLIAFNRPEVTRRTLGAIAASRPTRLFLICDGPRATVPGDAERCAGVRAVLDEIDWPCEVTRLFSDVNLGVEANVELGLDQVFAAVDRAIVLEDDCFPDPTFFTYADELLDRYAGDPRVWQIAGNGLNLPAALFCDHSYAFSAWASVWGWATWADRWQAHRAAFPRTHVGPDGDRPVRMTPPTPHPGQLVTASARRHFAEAAVSEDVVTHGWDKHWWLTVMAAGGLCATPSHSMVENVGFGADATHTVGSGADYGRARPMAFPLVHPDTVVLDVEVERELELILNRVGGRTATLARRLVRSPTMRRVLRSAADSAPATATARALSRLTTRRAR, from the coding sequence GTGACCGTCACACCTGTGGTGCTGATTGCTTTCAATCGGCCCGAGGTGACGCGGCGGACGCTGGGGGCGATCGCGGCGTCCCGGCCCACACGTCTCTTCCTGATCTGTGACGGCCCACGCGCGACCGTTCCCGGCGACGCCGAGCGGTGTGCGGGAGTCCGGGCCGTGCTGGACGAGATCGACTGGCCGTGTGAGGTCACCCGGCTGTTCAGCGACGTCAACCTCGGTGTCGAGGCCAACGTCGAGCTCGGCCTCGACCAGGTCTTCGCCGCCGTCGATCGGGCGATCGTCCTGGAGGACGACTGCTTCCCCGACCCCACCTTCTTCACGTACGCCGACGAGCTGCTCGACCGCTACGCCGGCGATCCCCGGGTCTGGCAGATCGCCGGCAACGGGCTCAACCTGCCGGCTGCACTCTTCTGCGACCACTCCTATGCCTTCTCCGCCTGGGCGAGCGTCTGGGGGTGGGCGACCTGGGCGGACCGGTGGCAGGCCCACCGTGCAGCCTTTCCCCGCACCCATGTCGGCCCGGACGGCGATCGGCCCGTCCGGATGACGCCGCCGACGCCCCACCCGGGTCAGCTCGTCACGGCCAGCGCGCGGCGACACTTCGCCGAGGCGGCGGTCTCCGAGGACGTCGTGACGCACGGCTGGGACAAGCACTGGTGGCTGACCGTCATGGCCGCCGGCGGCCTCTGCGCGACCCCGTCGCACAGCATGGTCGAGAACGTCGGCTTCGGCGCAGACGCCACCCACACGGTCGGCTCCGGGGCCGACTACGGGCGCGCCCGTCCGATGGCGTTCCCGCTCGTCCACCCGGACACCGTCGTCCTGGACGTCGAGGTCGAGCGCGAGCTGGAGCTGATCCTCAACCGCGTCGGCGGTCGCACCGCGACCCTGGCACGTCGACTGGTCCGCTCCCCGACGATGCGCCGGGTGCTCCGCTCCGCCGCCGACTCGGCCCCCGCCACCGCGACGGCGCGTGCACTGTCCCGCCTCACCACCAGGAGAGCACGTTGA
- a CDS encoding methyltransferase domain-containing protein, whose product MTEPGATTFAHLLRGHLESGTIGRDDSVLVQFAGIFDEQVCAAVGLRNCEFVNIAPDSPSSDIGGTAVDAHKMPYASGSYDHVIGHSGLHHCSRPHEALHEMYRIASKTVLFVENQDSVAMRWATRAGVVSWHELPAVEAADFESGGVDGTGVPNFVYRWTRRDLQKAVASFDPAYDVPIEIHTEWNLGRERIASRVLQQRLGMSDEKATRLFERGQKVLNAVAGRQGNIFAATIRKDLARLHPWMATPTEMRR is encoded by the coding sequence ATGACCGAGCCCGGGGCGACCACCTTCGCCCACCTGCTGCGCGGCCACCTCGAGAGCGGGACGATCGGCCGCGACGACTCCGTCCTCGTGCAGTTCGCCGGCATCTTCGACGAGCAGGTCTGCGCGGCGGTCGGCCTGCGCAACTGCGAGTTCGTCAACATCGCCCCCGACAGCCCGAGCAGCGACATCGGCGGCACGGCCGTCGATGCGCACAAGATGCCCTACGCCTCGGGCAGTTACGACCACGTGATCGGACACTCCGGCCTGCACCACTGCTCGCGTCCGCACGAGGCGCTGCACGAGATGTACCGGATCGCCTCGAAGACGGTGCTCTTCGTGGAGAACCAGGACTCCGTGGCCATGCGCTGGGCGACCAGGGCCGGCGTCGTCTCGTGGCACGAGCTGCCCGCCGTCGAGGCCGCGGACTTCGAGTCCGGCGGCGTCGACGGCACCGGCGTGCCGAACTTCGTCTACCGCTGGACCCGCCGCGACCTGCAGAAGGCGGTCGCCTCCTTCGACCCCGCCTACGACGTCCCGATCGAGATCCACACCGAATGGAACCTCGGCCGCGAGCGGATCGCCTCCCGCGTACTGCAGCAACGGCTCGGGATGAGCGACGAGAAGGCCACCCGTCTCTTCGAGCGCGGCCAGAAGGTGCTCAACGCGGTGGCCGGACGGCAGGGCAACATCTTCGCCGCGACCATCCGCAAGGACCTCGCCCGGCTCCACCCGTGGATGGCGACTCCGACCGAGATGCGGCGCTGA
- a CDS encoding glycosyltransferase — protein sequence MVLVAYGAPDYLRQALEPLGAESVVVVDNSSSPTTRELVRGLGHHYVDARSNLGFAGGVNAGLRSADELGLTGDVLLLNPDARIESHDIDLLQARLLAEDDVAAVAPRLVTADGETHLSWFPLMSPGQLWRAALGLPVARGARHFLIGAVLLLRAEALADIGGLDEHYFLYGEEADWQRRALDRGWRLDLVPAATGTHHGGMSSDDDHVRQARVAAGQETYVRRWYGVGGWTSYRMAGWVWSVLNAARPGDRAMDATRARSFRLGPRRAAPLPPEPRPLAILHVLSGSAESAELSELVSAQREAGHDVTVIAAPSWSGTVGALRGAVRRAPLVDVVHAHGLAATSAACLLGPWHGARVVSSSRPSDTPASRILATLVDRRVDVRIEEGELGAATARYRAAAMAAGARKMNIA from the coding sequence GTGGTCCTGGTCGCGTACGGCGCCCCCGACTACCTCCGGCAGGCGCTGGAGCCGCTCGGGGCCGAGTCCGTCGTCGTCGTCGACAACTCGTCCTCACCGACGACGCGCGAGCTCGTCCGCGGCCTCGGGCATCACTACGTCGACGCCCGGTCCAACCTCGGCTTCGCCGGTGGGGTCAACGCCGGGTTGCGGTCCGCCGACGAGCTCGGCCTCACCGGCGACGTCCTGTTGCTCAATCCCGATGCCCGCATCGAGTCCCACGACATCGACCTTCTGCAGGCGAGGCTCCTGGCGGAGGACGATGTGGCGGCGGTCGCCCCGCGACTCGTGACGGCGGACGGTGAGACGCACCTGTCGTGGTTCCCCCTCATGTCACCGGGCCAACTGTGGCGCGCGGCGCTCGGACTTCCCGTCGCTCGAGGGGCACGGCACTTCCTCATCGGCGCCGTGCTCCTGCTGCGGGCCGAGGCGCTGGCCGACATCGGTGGTCTGGACGAGCACTACTTCCTCTACGGCGAGGAGGCCGACTGGCAGCGCCGGGCCCTGGACCGGGGGTGGCGGCTCGACCTCGTCCCGGCGGCCACGGGCACGCATCACGGTGGGATGAGCAGCGACGACGACCACGTCCGGCAGGCCCGCGTCGCGGCCGGACAGGAGACCTACGTCCGCCGGTGGTACGGCGTCGGCGGCTGGACCAGCTATCGCATGGCGGGGTGGGTCTGGTCGGTCCTCAACGCCGCACGGCCCGGTGACCGCGCGATGGACGCCACCCGCGCCCGGAGCTTCCGGCTCGGTCCGCGCCGGGCTGCTCCGCTGCCGCCGGAGCCGCGTCCGCTCGCGATCCTGCATGTCCTCAGCGGGTCCGCCGAGTCGGCTGAGCTGAGCGAGCTCGTCAGCGCACAGCGAGAAGCCGGGCACGACGTCACGGTGATTGCAGCACCCTCGTGGTCGGGCACGGTAGGTGCTCTGCGGGGGGCTGTCCGACGGGCACCGCTGGTCGACGTGGTGCACGCCCATGGCCTCGCCGCGACGTCAGCCGCCTGCCTGCTCGGCCCGTGGCACGGCGCGCGCGTGGTCAGCTCGTCGCGACCGTCGGACACTCCGGCGAGCCGCATCCTCGCGACGCTGGTCGACCGGCGTGTCGACGTACGGATCGAGGAGGGGGAGCTCGGAGCGGCGACCGCGCGCTACCGAGCCGCGGCGATGGCCGCAGGGGCGCGGAAGATGAACATCGCCTGA
- a CDS encoding class I SAM-dependent methyltransferase gives MCGAPGPFTAYRAREMLFGTREEFDYVECASCGTLQIETIPEADVLARHYPAAYYSFATGSGGLRRWLEVRRDRDIAGRFSPAGKLFRRLRPDPTLPLLLDAGLRADQRILDVGCGGGTLLDRLARLGFSRVEGVDPFIDADLTTEEGVSVRKLTIGEVEGVYDVVMFHHSLEHVVDPAADLAAARRLLAPGGLCLVRLPTTDSVGWREYRQHWSSLDPPRHLVLPSRKGLIGIAEAAGLEHVETVDDSYDGQYRLSELYSRNISASDPEALGGPQGEERDRFRAKAEQANREGLGDQAMFIFRAPAAIAAAR, from the coding sequence GTGTGCGGCGCCCCCGGTCCCTTCACCGCCTACCGCGCCCGCGAGATGCTCTTCGGGACCCGCGAGGAGTTCGACTACGTCGAGTGCGCCTCGTGCGGGACGCTCCAGATCGAGACGATCCCGGAGGCCGACGTCCTCGCCCGGCACTATCCGGCGGCGTACTACTCCTTCGCGACCGGCAGCGGCGGTCTCCGCCGGTGGTTGGAGGTACGCCGTGACCGCGACATCGCCGGCCGGTTCTCGCCCGCTGGCAAGCTCTTCCGCCGGCTGCGGCCCGACCCGACCCTGCCGCTCCTCCTCGACGCGGGTCTCCGGGCCGACCAGCGCATCCTCGACGTCGGGTGTGGCGGAGGGACGCTCCTCGACCGTCTCGCCCGACTGGGATTCAGCAGGGTGGAGGGCGTCGACCCCTTCATCGACGCGGACCTCACGACCGAGGAGGGTGTCTCGGTCCGGAAGCTCACGATCGGCGAGGTCGAGGGTGTCTACGACGTCGTCATGTTCCACCACTCACTGGAGCACGTCGTCGACCCGGCCGCCGACCTGGCCGCGGCGAGGCGCCTCCTCGCGCCCGGCGGCCTCTGCCTCGTCCGCCTGCCCACGACCGACAGCGTCGGGTGGCGCGAGTACCGCCAGCACTGGTCGTCCCTCGATCCGCCGCGCCATCTCGTCCTGCCGTCCCGCAAGGGATTGATCGGGATCGCCGAGGCCGCCGGCCTGGAGCATGTCGAGACGGTCGACGACTCCTACGACGGCCAGTACCGGTTGAGCGAGCTCTACAGCCGCAACATCTCCGCCTCCGACCCCGAGGCCCTCGGCGGCCCCCAGGGTGAGGAGCGCGACCGGTTCCGCGCGAAGGCGGAGCAGGCGAACCGCGAGGGCCTGGGCGATCAGGCGATGTTCATCTTCCGCGCCCCTGCGGCCATCGCCGCGGCTCGGTAG
- a CDS encoding class I SAM-dependent methyltransferase, translated as MPDMPTTPVCPVCSAPTEPFDTNTILGHRAEYSRCRVCGLVTIHDTPWLEEAYSSAIHSWDSGLLRRAQTNSRVVSAAIRFEGIRSGPFLDWAGGYGVFAQLLRDRGYDCYQHDDYATPVFASAYPDDGVRSYQLITAFEVLEHLADPVSALAELAARTDRMLFTTELLPDPAPRADAWWYYLPGVGQHITFHTEESLRRVAEQLGYRLTSNGANWHFFHRGPASLGMRTLLSPAGIGSARRLRELRRELLARAGR; from the coding sequence ATGCCTGACATGCCCACCACACCGGTGTGTCCCGTGTGCAGCGCGCCGACCGAGCCGTTCGACACCAACACCATCCTGGGTCACCGCGCGGAGTACTCGCGCTGTCGCGTCTGCGGCCTCGTCACCATCCACGACACGCCGTGGCTCGAGGAGGCGTACTCCTCGGCGATCCACAGCTGGGACTCCGGACTGCTGCGCCGGGCGCAGACCAACAGCAGAGTGGTCTCGGCCGCGATCCGGTTCGAGGGCATCCGCTCCGGCCCCTTCCTCGACTGGGCCGGTGGCTACGGCGTCTTTGCCCAGCTGCTGCGCGACCGCGGCTATGACTGCTACCAGCACGACGACTACGCGACCCCCGTCTTCGCGTCGGCCTACCCCGACGACGGTGTCCGCAGCTATCAGCTGATCACGGCCTTCGAGGTGCTCGAGCACCTTGCCGACCCGGTCAGCGCCCTCGCCGAGCTCGCCGCACGCACAGATCGGATGCTCTTCACCACCGAGCTGCTGCCCGATCCTGCGCCCCGCGCGGACGCCTGGTGGTACTACCTCCCGGGCGTCGGCCAGCACATCACCTTCCACACCGAGGAGTCACTGCGCCGCGTGGCCGAACAGCTCGGCTACCGACTGACGTCGAACGGGGCGAACTGGCACTTCTTCCACCGCGGCCCGGCGAGCCTGGGCATGCGGACGCTGCTGTCGCCGGCCGGGATCGGCTCGGCACGACGGCTGCGCGAGCTGCGTCGCGAGCTCCTGGCCCGCGCCGGTCGCTGA